TGCTCGTGCCGCGTTCTCGAACGAGTCGCTGCCGCGAAGCGTCAGCCAATGTAGGGCGCAGTCCGCTCCCGATCCATAGCGTGCTCGATGCGGAGCCGCATCGTGGCGTGTACGTCCAGCGTCGTCAGGTCCGCCGGGTCGACCCAGCGGACCTGTGTCGTCTCGTTGCTCGTACGGAGTTCGCCACCAACCGGCCGCGCGCGGAAGCAGATGCTGAATTGCTGGCGCACCTCGCCGTCGTCGTACTGCATGACGTGTCCGGGGTCCGTGTAGAGCCCGGACACGTCGCTCACTTCCACCTTGATCCCAGTCTCTTCCCAAACCTCGCGCACGACCGTATCCCTGATGGACTCGCCCACGTCATGGCCGCCGCCGGGGAGTGCCCATCGCCCATTGTCAGACCGCTGGATCATTAGCACCTGGTCCGCATCGTTCTGGACGAACGC
Above is a genomic segment from Streptomyces collinus Tu 365 containing:
- a CDS encoding NUDIX domain-containing protein, which produces MGRIDYLHDPDAPPANSVVPSVVAFVQNDADQVLMIQRSDNGRWALPGGGHDVGESIRDTVVREVWEETGIKVEVSDVSGLYTDPGHVMQYDDGEVRQQFSICFRARPVGGELRTSNETTQVRWVDPADLTTLDVHATMRLRIEHAMDRERTAPYIG